A genomic window from Candidatus Kouleothrix ribensis includes:
- a CDS encoding S8/S53 family peptidase → MSLHSQTDPAIDRREPQIHFARGEISLFIRHRPGLTATAIINQIEEYKALLRNVPDLGFDQPLAIYLTPERVVTFDRSKFARERTDDGQAYSLVFIAIPAIYDEQIALRYIDLLRLRFNEHGLDRHATFAFQSVTPNWLAGGAGENNGSGGPGARPVVPALISPPPAMPESLCGSQPLAQRGQCTDIFILDTAPCELDLRRAYWKWVEAPLRSGSDHNQLLDALIGPAGALGYIHDQLRIQYAGHSHLLDVVNAFLPEHNYVMSDHGLFVASIINQYAPAARLHLIEVLNPYGVGTLETIASGFARAADYALANPCAHVVVNASLFLDTAQADSDSLKLLIELDPFWQRYLIDDNGNMVADEAELNRIVEPLAIVCDFLKHQAGVEIVAASGNDGVLRPDPVTGTPQPFHPAARFPAAYPSVLGVAARNYDGSEAIYSNQPDRPVIDGVQAFGGNAIGEVADPEYGAIGAYIGAFPDRTPNQLGLARWAGTSFATPIVTAAVATLLCDGLSPASIADQVKLGFAPTGAPGAGSG, encoded by the coding sequence ATGTCGCTACACAGCCAGACAGACCCAGCTATCGATCGCCGGGAACCGCAGATCCACTTTGCCCGCGGCGAAATCAGCCTGTTCATTCGGCACCGGCCAGGCCTCACGGCGACCGCGATCATCAACCAGATCGAAGAGTACAAGGCACTGCTGCGCAATGTCCCGGATCTAGGCTTCGACCAACCGCTCGCGATCTACCTGACGCCCGAGCGCGTGGTGACCTTCGATCGCAGCAAATTCGCCCGCGAGCGCACCGACGACGGCCAGGCCTACTCGCTGGTATTCATCGCCATCCCCGCGATCTACGACGAGCAGATCGCGCTGCGCTACATCGATCTGCTACGCCTGCGCTTCAACGAGCACGGGCTCGATCGGCACGCGACCTTTGCCTTCCAATCGGTGACTCCCAACTGGCTTGCCGGCGGGGCCGGCGAAAACAATGGCTCCGGCGGGCCAGGCGCCCGGCCCGTGGTGCCGGCGCTGATCAGCCCGCCGCCCGCCATGCCCGAGTCACTCTGCGGCAGCCAGCCCCTGGCACAGCGTGGCCAATGCACCGACATCTTCATCCTCGACACCGCGCCATGCGAGCTCGACCTGCGCCGAGCATACTGGAAATGGGTCGAAGCGCCATTGCGCAGCGGCAGCGACCACAACCAGCTGCTGGATGCGCTGATCGGGCCGGCCGGGGCGCTCGGCTACATCCACGACCAGCTGCGCATCCAGTATGCCGGCCATTCCCACCTGCTCGACGTGGTCAACGCCTTCTTACCCGAGCACAACTATGTCATGTCGGATCATGGGCTGTTTGTCGCCAGCATCATTAACCAGTATGCGCCCGCCGCCCGGCTGCACCTGATCGAGGTGTTGAACCCATATGGCGTAGGCACGCTCGAAACGATCGCCAGCGGCTTTGCGCGCGCCGCCGACTATGCGCTGGCCAACCCGTGCGCGCACGTCGTGGTGAATGCCAGCCTGTTCCTCGATACCGCTCAGGCCGACAGCGACTCGCTCAAGCTGCTGATCGAGCTCGACCCATTCTGGCAGCGCTACCTGATCGACGACAATGGCAACATGGTTGCCGACGAAGCCGAGCTCAACCGCATCGTCGAGCCGCTCGCGATCGTCTGCGATTTCCTCAAGCACCAGGCGGGGGTCGAGATCGTCGCAGCCTCGGGCAACGATGGCGTCTTGCGGCCAGATCCCGTCACCGGCACGCCGCAGCCGTTCCACCCGGCCGCCCGCTTCCCGGCGGCCTACCCGAGCGTGCTCGGCGTGGCGGCGCGCAACTACGACGGCTCGGAAGCGATCTATAGCAACCAGCCCGACCGCCCGGTGATTGATGGCGTGCAGGCCTTTGGCGGCAACGCGATCGGCGAGGTTGCCGACCCGGAGTATGGCGCGATCGGCGCGTATATTGGCGCCTTTCCCGACCGAACGCCGAACCAGCTGGGGCTGGCGCGTTGGGCCGGCACCTCGTTCGCCACGCCCATCGTAACCGCCGCCGTGGCGACACTGCTATGCGACGGGTTGAGCCCTGCCAGTATTGCTGACCAGGTCAAGCTAGGATTTGCCCCAACCGGCGCGCCCGGCGCGGGCAGCGGCTAA
- a CDS encoding CHAT domain-containing protein codes for MTETLQICEPAVLAEQLRSEPAALPQLIAPLSDAEAAALTDYLKGEADRHWWINANRSIEFADLIIAIGQARGNTWQVALGTMARGDALKFVGNIVEAWDLLGQAGKLFESVGDAIGWARTRIGRLLISVELSHVAEALADAARARAIFTGANEWMRLLGLNNNTAIVYATLGDYQRALEMYGAALTIAEQLGESGQRQISLLSIGIGYAYEMIGNFQQATAAYERAHTLFGAHGELRGMALAEHNLAYVAMGQGLYRLALQRLHHARDIYRAERLELDATHVSRGMIECLLLLNRNAEADTLAHEVAAVYRAVRSKYREAATLVLLATAQARQGTLAAASATLDQAEQLFHSIGAQAWAATAQLRRGQIALRTGNAAAALAAAAATASIFQATGKQLSAAEAILLQSQALLASGQLVAAQAQARQALQIAKRCNAPTLRYSAHLLGGTIAEAHGQPARAARHYTAAMATIDRVQRGLTITLRPAFLDDKRDALPGLMRLRLRAGQHSAAFETLEHSKSQALLSHLDNREQLRWSSADPQCQALLERLELLRQQHHWFYRRAHELLVDHTGEECAIDTARARSELADCARALRDTTERLYLCGEIDHMAERRVLRLAEVQGCLDPHTVLIEYYDDGESIWAFTLDAGRIDAHQLGPIAGSVGQLIAQFQANIDFALKAGPHNPATAGLTVIARRMLQRLYALLLAPLEARYAAANRLIIVPYGRLHYLPFQLLIAGSSYLIERYELVTLPTAALIARSAPHRQGATILTHSWEGRLRHTAAEGQVIQRYFSGRHYCEAEATRAVLQQAPAQILHIAAHGRHRLDQPELSYIELADGQLYSDDLLQHDLSYELVVLSACETGRASVAAGDELIGVGRGFLYAGAGALITSLWRVADDTTITLMQGIYAALHMGCSKAAALRAAQRAVLAEAPDLHPAFWGAFQLMGDAGPLSA; via the coding sequence ATGACTGAGACGCTCCAGATCTGTGAGCCGGCCGTGCTGGCCGAGCAGCTTCGCAGCGAGCCGGCGGCACTGCCGCAGCTGATCGCACCCCTGAGCGATGCCGAAGCCGCGGCGCTGACCGACTACCTCAAAGGCGAGGCCGACCGGCACTGGTGGATCAACGCCAACCGATCGATCGAATTCGCCGACTTGATCATCGCCATCGGGCAGGCGCGCGGCAATACCTGGCAGGTGGCGCTCGGCACCATGGCCCGCGGCGACGCGCTCAAGTTCGTTGGTAATATTGTCGAAGCCTGGGATCTGCTAGGCCAGGCCGGCAAGCTGTTCGAGTCGGTCGGCGACGCGATCGGCTGGGCGCGCACGCGGATCGGGCGGCTGCTGATCAGCGTCGAGCTTTCGCATGTGGCCGAGGCGCTCGCGGATGCGGCGCGGGCGCGGGCGATCTTCACCGGCGCGAACGAATGGATGCGCCTGCTGGGCCTGAACAACAATACGGCAATTGTCTATGCCACGCTGGGCGACTACCAGCGCGCGCTCGAGATGTATGGCGCGGCGCTGACGATTGCCGAGCAGCTGGGCGAAAGCGGCCAGCGCCAGATCAGCCTACTATCGATCGGCATCGGCTACGCATACGAAATGATCGGCAATTTCCAGCAGGCGACCGCCGCCTACGAGCGTGCCCATACGCTGTTTGGCGCGCATGGCGAGCTGCGCGGCATGGCGCTGGCCGAACACAACCTCGCCTATGTCGCGATGGGCCAGGGGCTGTATCGCCTGGCGCTCCAGCGGCTGCACCACGCGCGCGATATCTACCGCGCCGAGCGGCTCGAGCTGGATGCCACCCACGTGAGCCGCGGCATGATCGAGTGCCTGCTGTTGCTCAATCGCAATGCCGAGGCGGATACACTGGCCCACGAGGTTGCGGCGGTGTATCGCGCGGTGCGATCGAAATACCGCGAGGCCGCTACGCTCGTGCTGCTCGCAACCGCCCAGGCGCGGCAAGGCACGCTTGCGGCGGCAAGCGCCACGCTCGATCAGGCCGAGCAGCTATTCCACAGCATCGGCGCGCAGGCCTGGGCGGCGACCGCCCAGCTACGGCGTGGGCAGATCGCGCTCAGAACCGGCAATGCCGCCGCCGCGCTGGCGGCCGCCGCCGCCACCGCCAGCATATTTCAGGCCACCGGCAAGCAGCTCAGCGCCGCCGAGGCGATTTTGCTGCAGAGCCAGGCGCTGCTGGCCAGCGGGCAGCTTGTGGCGGCCCAGGCGCAGGCCAGGCAGGCGCTGCAGATCGCGAAACGCTGTAACGCACCTACGCTGCGCTACAGTGCGCACCTGCTCGGCGGCACGATTGCCGAAGCACATGGGCAGCCGGCCCGCGCAGCACGCCACTACACCGCAGCAATGGCAACGATCGACCGGGTGCAGCGCGGGCTGACGATCACCCTGCGCCCGGCGTTCCTGGACGATAAGCGCGACGCGCTGCCTGGATTGATGCGCCTGCGCTTGCGCGCAGGCCAGCATAGCGCCGCGTTTGAAACTCTCGAGCACTCAAAGTCGCAGGCGTTGCTAAGCCACCTGGACAACCGCGAGCAGCTGCGCTGGTCGAGCGCCGACCCACAGTGCCAGGCCTTGCTCGAGCGGCTGGAGCTACTGCGCCAGCAACACCACTGGTTCTATCGCCGGGCGCACGAGCTGCTCGTCGATCACACCGGCGAAGAGTGTGCGATCGACACGGCGCGCGCGCGCAGCGAGCTGGCAGACTGCGCGCGCGCGCTGCGCGACACAACCGAGCGGCTGTACCTATGCGGCGAGATCGACCACATGGCCGAGCGGCGCGTGCTGCGCCTGGCCGAGGTGCAGGGCTGCCTCGATCCACACACAGTGCTGATCGAATATTACGACGATGGCGAGTCGATCTGGGCATTTACGCTCGACGCTGGGCGGATCGACGCGCACCAGCTCGGGCCGATCGCCGGATCGGTCGGCCAGCTGATCGCCCAGTTCCAGGCAAATATCGACTTCGCGCTGAAGGCCGGGCCGCACAACCCGGCAACTGCCGGCCTCACCGTGATCGCACGGCGCATGCTGCAGCGGCTGTATGCGCTGCTGCTGGCACCGCTCGAGGCGCGCTACGCCGCCGCGAACCGGCTGATCATCGTGCCCTACGGAAGGTTGCACTATCTGCCGTTCCAGCTGTTAATCGCCGGCAGCAGCTACCTGATCGAGCGGTACGAGCTGGTGACCTTGCCAACCGCCGCTTTGATCGCGCGCAGCGCGCCGCATCGCCAGGGTGCGACGATCCTGACCCACAGCTGGGAAGGGCGGCTCAGGCACACAGCTGCCGAGGGGCAGGTTATTCAGCGCTATTTCAGCGGCCGGCATTATTGCGAAGCAGAGGCAACCCGCGCGGTGCTGCAGCAGGCGCCGGCGCAGATCCTGCATATCGCGGCGCATGGCCGCCACCGGCTCGACCAGCCCGAGCTCTCGTATATCGAGCTGGCCGACGGGCAGCTGTACAGCGATGATCTGCTGCAGCACGACCTGAGCTACGAGCTGGTTGTGCTGAGCGCATGCGAGACGGGCCGGGCCAGCGTGGCGGCCGGCGACGAGCTGATCGGCGTGGGGCGCGGATTCCTGTATGCCGGTGCGGGCGCGCTGATCACCAGCCTGTGGCGCGTCGCCGATGACACGACCATCACGCTTATGCAGGGGATATACGCTGCGCTGCACATGGGCTGCTCGAAAGCAGCCGCCCTACGGGCCGCCCAGCGGGCCGTGCTGGCCGAGGCGCCTGATCTGCACCCGGCCTTCTGGGGCGCATTTCAACTGATGGGCGATGCCGGCCCACTTTCGGCATAA
- a CDS encoding glycosyltransferase — MRILTGAGYEVIEASNGRQGLQYISEALPNLIISDIMMPELDGLELLQQLRADATTAAIPLILLTALRGKETLVHGLDLGADDYLVKPFEINELLARVRAKLARPPAPAEMLPLDRPSGALSSATFRQETARELARARRGGTAGVLACLELIELERLHERLGTRSSDQIARQVVQLALDGAHPLTLIGREKHGRFALLLPEASTSTAQRQLAQIANRIANHIFQAGSEHLRLTPSIGFASLESATNADDLHRQALVALERAGEHLDLQPLGYRPEHDAYTHTHTNGLARLWQRVYAALALPIQLVLVFTLFLVVPLVAYTLLAASGHDITPQAYIVVVIALLITATLIWVEGFLALVAPPPPPEPAGPKPPASAIIAAYLPNEAATIVETVEAFLRQEYPGPLQIILAYNTPRDLPVEAALTAIARRDWRFLPLRIHDSTSKAQNVNAALAYINGEFVGIFDADHHPQPDSFMRAWRWLAHDYDIVQGHCLVRNGGESWVARAVAVEFEAIYAVSHPGRAQLHKFGIFGGSNGYWRASLLRQTRLHGFMLTEDIDSSIRVIEAGYRIASDPLLISRELATTTLKAFFNQRLRWSQGWFQVSIRHAWRATLSPKLSLRQKFGVIQLLVWREIYPWISFQMVPILIFLAWRYGGLTQLDWFIPIFVLTTLFTQSVAIGQVLFTYRLAAPEIRQQRGWFVYFLLISFCFFTPLKNLIAMLAQIKEFMRERQWKVTPRG; from the coding sequence ATGCGCATTCTGACTGGAGCGGGCTACGAAGTGATCGAGGCCAGCAATGGCCGGCAGGGCCTTCAATATATTAGCGAGGCCCTGCCGAACTTGATCATCTCCGACATCATGATGCCCGAGCTCGATGGGCTCGAGCTACTGCAGCAGCTACGCGCCGATGCCACCACCGCCGCCATCCCGCTGATCTTGCTGACGGCCCTGCGCGGCAAGGAAACGCTGGTGCATGGCCTCGACCTGGGGGCCGACGATTACCTGGTCAAGCCCTTCGAGATCAACGAGCTGCTGGCGCGTGTGCGCGCCAAGCTGGCCCGCCCGCCGGCGCCGGCCGAAATGCTGCCGCTCGATCGGCCCTCAGGTGCGCTTAGCAGCGCCACATTCCGGCAAGAGACCGCGCGCGAGCTGGCGCGGGCGCGCCGTGGCGGCACGGCCGGCGTGCTGGCGTGCCTCGAATTGATCGAGCTGGAGCGCCTGCACGAGCGCCTGGGTACGCGCAGCAGCGACCAGATCGCGCGTCAGGTGGTACAGCTGGCGCTGGATGGCGCCCACCCGCTCACCTTGATCGGCCGCGAGAAGCACGGCCGCTTTGCGCTGCTGCTGCCAGAGGCCAGCACCAGCACAGCCCAGCGCCAGCTGGCGCAGATCGCCAACCGGATCGCGAACCATATATTCCAGGCCGGCAGCGAACATCTGCGGCTCACGCCATCGATCGGCTTCGCATCACTCGAGAGCGCCACGAACGCCGACGACCTGCACCGCCAGGCGCTGGTGGCGCTCGAGCGTGCCGGCGAGCACCTCGATCTCCAGCCGCTCGGCTATCGCCCCGAGCACGATGCATACACGCACACGCATACCAATGGGCTGGCCAGGCTATGGCAGCGCGTATACGCAGCGCTGGCCCTGCCGATCCAGCTGGTGCTGGTGTTCACGCTGTTCTTGGTAGTGCCGCTGGTAGCCTACACCCTGCTGGCCGCCAGCGGGCACGACATCACCCCGCAGGCATATATTGTGGTGGTCATCGCGCTTCTGATCACCGCGACGCTGATCTGGGTCGAAGGCTTTCTGGCGCTGGTCGCGCCGCCACCGCCGCCGGAGCCGGCTGGGCCGAAGCCGCCGGCCAGCGCGATTATCGCGGCCTACCTGCCGAACGAGGCCGCCACGATTGTTGAGACGGTCGAGGCGTTTTTGCGCCAGGAATACCCCGGCCCGCTCCAGATCATTCTGGCCTACAACACCCCGCGCGATCTGCCGGTCGAGGCCGCGCTCACCGCGATTGCGCGCCGCGACTGGCGCTTCCTGCCACTGCGCATCCACGACAGCACCTCGAAAGCCCAGAATGTGAACGCCGCGCTGGCCTATATCAACGGCGAGTTCGTCGGCATCTTCGACGCCGATCACCACCCCCAGCCCGACAGCTTCATGCGGGCGTGGCGCTGGCTGGCCCACGACTACGATATTGTGCAGGGCCACTGCCTGGTGCGCAACGGCGGCGAGTCGTGGGTTGCCCGCGCGGTGGCGGTTGAGTTCGAGGCGATCTATGCTGTGAGCCACCCCGGCCGTGCGCAGCTGCACAAGTTCGGCATTTTCGGCGGCTCAAACGGCTACTGGCGGGCCTCGCTGCTGCGCCAGACGCGCCTGCACGGCTTTATGCTCACCGAGGATATCGACTCGTCGATCCGCGTGATCGAGGCCGGCTACCGGATTGCCTCCGACCCGTTGCTGATCTCGCGCGAGCTGGCCACCACCACGCTCAAGGCTTTTTTCAACCAGCGGCTGCGCTGGTCGCAGGGCTGGTTCCAGGTGTCGATCCGCCACGCCTGGCGCGCAACATTGTCGCCAAAGCTCAGCTTGCGGCAGAAGTTCGGTGTGATTCAGCTGCTGGTGTGGCGCGAGATCTACCCGTGGATCTCGTTTCAGATGGTGCCGATCCTGATCTTTCTGGCCTGGCGCTATGGCGGGCTTACCCAGCTCGATTGGTTCATCCCGATATTTGTGCTGACCACGCTATTTACGCAGAGCGTGGCGATCGGGCAGGTGCTGTTCACCTACCGGCTGGCAGCGCCCGAGATCCGCCAGCAGCGCGGCTGGTTCGTCTATTTTTTGCTGATCTCGTTCTGCTTCTTCACGCCGCTGAAAAACCTGATCGCGATGCTTGCGCAGATCAAGGAGTTTATGCGCGAGCGCCAGTGGAAGGTGACGCCGCGCGGGTAG
- a CDS encoding DUF4910 domain-containing protein, with product MYQQLLAALNAEVSGAAAKNLVARISQWHRIQASPMYREAAEWVAQTLHGYGLPSEVERFPAREGVYAWAEPMFQEWWCDEATLHLIEAGGSLRRLADYRAVPLSLMPRSAPADGEFEIVAIDGGDRPEHYAGTDVRGKLVLTRVMPMSAHSLAIEQFGAAGLLFDGMRSVPEVGPSGDLQDEIQYASWWWWGGETRAFGFALSPRAGAELRRLIERRRRQGQAVRVRARVRSHFADGTIETVSALIAGQTDEEVLISAHLCHPAPCANDNASGAAAAIEAARALRALIEQGALPPPRRSIRFVWMPEMTGTYAYLAAHEDAIPRMVAGLNLDMVGEDQEQCGSSWLLIRTSDALPSFAAPLLEALREGYFGQAHTFNGQGEFPLFRHAVVPFSNGSDHYIFGDPSVGVPSPMLIQWPDRFYHTTADTLDRVDPQSLARSAALAATYAYFTASAGPREVGWLAREMNYRFEVRLARKLQSATTTALGGGAPAGPDWAARVAFRLDRQQAALASLRRLDPGFDARPWQSQAATLAEAAWARARDVLEGWRVPERAMLGAEEATLVPVRRLRGPISLQPYLLRLPAGERAAAKALLREHGEFADLPADIALYWANGVRTLAEILDLTELETDVRDPDGLLGYFQLLAQLGLVELRT from the coding sequence ATGTACCAACAGCTGCTGGCCGCCCTGAATGCCGAGGTATCGGGCGCCGCCGCTAAGAACCTGGTCGCGCGGATCAGCCAGTGGCATCGCATACAAGCCAGCCCGATGTACCGCGAGGCGGCTGAGTGGGTGGCCCAGACGCTACACGGCTATGGCCTGCCAAGCGAGGTTGAGCGCTTTCCAGCCCGCGAGGGCGTGTATGCATGGGCCGAGCCGATGTTCCAAGAATGGTGGTGCGACGAGGCCACCTTACACCTGATCGAGGCCGGCGGCAGCCTGCGGCGGCTGGCCGACTACCGCGCGGTGCCGCTCTCGCTGATGCCACGCAGCGCCCCGGCCGATGGCGAGTTCGAGATCGTGGCGATCGACGGTGGCGACCGGCCCGAGCACTACGCCGGCACCGATGTGCGCGGCAAGCTGGTGCTGACCCGCGTGATGCCGATGTCGGCGCACTCGCTGGCGATCGAGCAGTTTGGCGCGGCCGGCCTGCTCTTCGATGGTATGCGCAGCGTGCCCGAGGTTGGCCCATCCGGCGATTTACAAGACGAGATCCAGTACGCCTCGTGGTGGTGGTGGGGCGGCGAGACCCGCGCGTTCGGCTTCGCGCTCAGCCCACGCGCCGGCGCCGAGCTGCGCCGCCTGATCGAGCGCCGCCGCCGGCAGGGCCAGGCGGTGCGCGTGCGCGCGCGGGTGCGCAGCCATTTCGCCGACGGCACGATCGAGACGGTGTCGGCGCTGATTGCCGGCCAGACCGACGAGGAGGTGCTGATCAGCGCGCACCTGTGCCACCCGGCGCCCTGCGCCAACGACAATGCCAGCGGCGCGGCGGCGGCGATCGAGGCCGCGCGCGCGCTCCGGGCGCTGATCGAGCAGGGCGCGCTGCCGCCGCCGCGCCGCAGCATCCGCTTCGTGTGGATGCCCGAGATGACCGGCACCTACGCCTACCTGGCCGCACACGAGGATGCCATTCCGCGCATGGTCGCCGGCCTGAACCTCGATATGGTTGGCGAAGACCAGGAGCAGTGCGGTAGCTCGTGGCTGCTGATCCGCACCTCCGATGCGCTGCCAAGCTTCGCCGCACCGCTGCTCGAGGCACTGCGCGAGGGCTATTTTGGCCAGGCGCACACCTTCAACGGCCAGGGAGAATTTCCGCTGTTTCGCCACGCCGTCGTGCCATTCTCAAACGGCAGCGACCACTATATCTTCGGCGATCCGTCGGTGGGCGTGCCCTCGCCCATGCTGATCCAGTGGCCCGACCGCTTCTACCACACCACCGCCGATACGCTCGACCGCGTCGACCCGCAGTCGCTGGCGCGCTCGGCCGCGCTGGCGGCGACATACGCCTACTTCACAGCCAGCGCCGGGCCGCGCGAGGTGGGCTGGCTGGCGCGCGAGATGAATTACCGCTTCGAGGTGCGGCTGGCGCGCAAGCTCCAGAGCGCCACCACCACCGCGTTGGGCGGCGGCGCGCCGGCCGGCCCCGACTGGGCCGCGCGCGTGGCATTCCGGCTCGATCGGCAGCAGGCCGCACTGGCGAGTCTGCGGCGGCTCGACCCAGGTTTCGACGCCCGGCCGTGGCAGAGCCAGGCCGCCACGCTGGCCGAGGCAGCCTGGGCGCGCGCGCGCGATGTGCTCGAAGGCTGGCGCGTACCCGAGCGGGCCATGCTCGGCGCTGAGGAGGCCACACTCGTGCCGGTGCGGCGCCTGCGCGGGCCGATCAGCTTGCAGCCCTACCTGCTGCGCCTGCCGGCCGGTGAGCGGGCCGCAGCCAAGGCCCTGCTGCGCGAGCACGGCGAATTCGCCGATCTGCCGGCCGACATCGCGCTATACTGGGCCAACGGAGTGCGTACGCTGGCTGAGATCCTCGACTTGACTGAACTCGAGACCGACGTGCGCGACCCGGATGGCCTGCTAGGCTACTTCCAGCTGCTTGCACAGCTCGGGCTGGTCGAGCTGCGCACATAG
- the folP gene encoding dihydropteroate synthase — MPEASGRGVLEIGDRSLAWGARTYVMAIINSTPDSFSADGLAQPGADIAAAALAQARRAAAEGADLLDIGGESTRPGATPIGVAEELRRVLPAIRAITAALPLPISIDTYHAEVAAAALDAGACMINDIWGLRRPDRGWNAPLAQLAAARSAPIVLMHNRQAQASIGALGGHYRDVQYADLIGDILADLRESIAYAAAHGIAHSRMIVDPGIGFGKTPSQNLQLIRQLAEFRALGLPLLLGASRKSFIGLPLGLPPHERDEGTAAVTALAIAAGADIVRVHNVQINLRAARITDAIVRASAPAAPQSHGS; from the coding sequence ATGCCGGAAGCATCTGGCCGGGGCGTGCTCGAGATAGGCGATCGATCGTTGGCCTGGGGTGCGCGCACCTATGTGATGGCGATCATCAATAGTACGCCCGACTCGTTCAGCGCCGATGGGCTGGCCCAGCCGGGCGCCGATATCGCCGCCGCCGCGCTGGCCCAGGCCCGCCGGGCTGCCGCCGAAGGCGCCGACCTGCTCGACATTGGCGGCGAGTCGACCCGGCCGGGCGCTACGCCGATCGGCGTGGCCGAGGAGCTGCGCCGCGTACTACCGGCCATCCGGGCGATCACAGCCGCGCTGCCGCTGCCGATCTCGATCGACACGTATCACGCCGAGGTGGCCGCCGCCGCGCTCGACGCCGGCGCGTGTATGATCAACGACATCTGGGGCTTGCGCAGGCCCGATCGCGGCTGGAACGCACCGCTGGCGCAGCTGGCGGCAGCCCGCAGCGCGCCGATCGTGCTGATGCACAATCGCCAGGCCCAGGCCAGCATTGGGGCGCTGGGCGGGCACTACCGCGATGTGCAGTATGCCGACCTGATCGGCGACATCCTGGCCGACCTGCGCGAGTCGATCGCCTATGCCGCCGCGCATGGCATCGCGCATAGCCGGATGATCGTCGACCCTGGGATCGGCTTCGGCAAGACGCCCAGCCAAAACCTGCAGCTCATCCGGCAGCTGGCCGAGTTTCGTGCGCTCGGGCTGCCGCTGCTGCTGGGCGCGTCGCGCAAATCGTTCATCGGGCTGCCGCTGGGGCTGCCGCCGCACGAGCGCGACGAAGGCACTGCCGCCGTCACGGCGTTGGCGATCGCGGCCGGCGCCGATATTGTGCGGGTACACAACGTGCAGATCAACCTGCGCGCCGCGCGGATCACCGATGCAATCGTGCGCGCCAGCGCCCCGGCCGCACCTCAATCGCATGGGTCGTAG
- a CDS encoding DedA family protein: MGNIIDFLLHVDRYLGEFIQQYGTLTYAILFVVIFCETGLVVMPVLPGDSLLFAAGALTAIDTSGTLNIFLLFAILAGAAVLGDTINYMIGAKFGTRLFDYNIPLLKKEHLDRTYEFYEKYGGKTIILARFVPIVRTFAPFVAGVGRMNYSRFITFNIVGGVIWVAIFLALGYLFGNVPFVKQNFEIVTLAIVLISVLPMVFEYVRSRRRAKAPAV; the protein is encoded by the coding sequence ATGGGCAACATTATCGATTTCCTCTTGCATGTAGACCGATATCTTGGCGAATTTATTCAGCAGTATGGCACCCTCACCTATGCCATCCTCTTCGTAGTCATCTTCTGTGAGACTGGCCTGGTCGTTATGCCAGTTCTACCCGGCGACTCGCTGCTGTTCGCGGCCGGCGCGCTTACAGCGATCGATACCAGCGGTACGCTGAATATTTTTCTGCTCTTCGCAATCCTGGCAGGTGCAGCGGTGCTCGGCGACACGATCAACTACATGATCGGCGCGAAGTTTGGCACGCGGCTGTTCGATTACAACATCCCACTACTCAAGAAAGAGCACCTCGACCGCACCTACGAGTTCTACGAGAAATACGGCGGAAAGACGATCATCCTGGCACGTTTTGTGCCGATCGTCCGCACATTCGCACCATTCGTGGCCGGCGTCGGCCGCATGAACTATAGCCGCTTCATCACCTTCAATATTGTCGGCGGCGTGATATGGGTGGCAATTTTCCTGGCCCTGGGCTACCTGTTCGGCAACGTGCCGTTTGTCAAGCAGAACTTCGAGATCGTCACGCTGGCGATCGTGCTGATCTCGGTGCTGCCGATGGTGTTCGAGTATGTGCGCAGCCGGCGGCGTGCCAAGGCCCCGGCAGTCTAA